One segment of Daphnia magna isolate NIES linkage group LG2, ASM2063170v1.1, whole genome shotgun sequence DNA contains the following:
- the LOC123469847 gene encoding uncharacterized protein LOC123469847, with translation MANENRKLSRYLKRKLNLKEAQEEIEQMVKKKAPCHQKVNNHFSDNEISSNPQQSEQPSSEPVTCVLTSQFHEDEDPKNIAELKSKTSSQNSVAEGCESYDSDEEYNLNEKNSNTFEDKDCESSAYLSMLCLAYKLKYHLSNEAFKDHLKIIQIATESTAAEIESAAKCVEKYDHLLMDVKKILCARTRIVMPFLKLGKMVFLNKNRDAGIHLTSQDRATFLFSQ, from the exons ATGGCAAATGAGAATCGTAAGTTATCTCGATACCTCAAgaggaaattgaatttgaagGAGGCTCAGGAAGAAATTGAACaaatggttaaaaaaaaagctccaTGCCACCAAAAAGTTAATAACCATTTTTCTGACAATGAAATCAGCAGCAATCCCCAGCAGTCTGAACAACCTAGCTCAGAACCCGTAACATGTGTATTGACAAGTCAATTCCACGAAGATGAGGATCCCAAA AATATTGCTGAGCTGAAATCAAAAACATCGAGCCAAAACTCTGTTGCAGAAGGCTGTGAATCCTACGATAGTGATGAAGAATACAACTTGAATGAAAAGAATTCAAATACTTTTGAG GATAAAGACTGTGAATCATCAGCATACCTTAGTATGCTATGTCTAGCCTACAAACTTAAATACCATCTATCTAATGAAGCATTCAAAGACCATttgaaaataattcaaatcgCCACGGAATCAACCGCAGCAGAAATTGAAAGTGCCGCCAAGTGTGTCGAAAAATATGACCATTTATTAATGGacgtcaaaaaaattttgtgtgCGCGAACAAGAATTGTGATGCCATTCTTGAAATTGGGAAAGATGGTCTTCCTAAACAAAAACAGAGATGCCGGCATCCATTTGACAAGTCAAGATCGTGCTACGTTCTTGTTCTCCCAATAG
- the LOC123469848 gene encoding uncharacterized protein LOC123469848, translated as MKLRKETTGYDGTTLGDVQSGKCYREKVRGDGSENQVIFTAQLNVDGAQSFKKSKFGIWPFMGVINEIPYGARQAHMILMALWFGNKKPPRGPFLDTSIAELKHLGSSGMKFGELTVFLRPLVLTTDSMARTVFLDGTICRGEFGCDFCLHAGETTKIGRGSARVYPEPTTNPTFPLRTIEQHEKDLMIALEMGKPVHGIKGPSPFLALTFFDYVTAQVPDYLHSVCQGAIKCLLEFWTDSKYHTELWHLNKHKLAIIDARLSQMRPPYEVTRTSALVSNLGDWKASEYRAFALYYFSALEDLLPKQFYDHFLCLVYGLQVLLQEEVAVERVKEVEFIFQYFVREAEVLYGRKRIRYNFHLLTHLVQSALNWGLPWSNSTFIPEWFNGELISLKNGTQCVAEQMVKSFLLKKAVRSDAISLITNFNLPITVSALLRKLLNISQKEAFYSHINQDFGSSYGTIKLLGSALKKKPTLFMKSRF; from the exons ATgaaattaagaaaagaaactaCTGGATATGACGGAACAACTCTGGGGGATGTCCAAAGTGGAAAGTGCTACAGAGAAAAAGTTCGTGGTGATGGTTCCGAAAACCAGGTGATCTTCACAGCGCAACTAAATGTTGATGGAGCGcagagttttaaaaaaagtaaatttggAATTTGGCCATTTATGGGTGTCATAAATGAAATTCCTTACGGGGCAAGACAGGCACACATGATTTTAATGGCTCTTTGGTTCGGAAACAAGAAGCCCCCTAGAGGGCCGTTTCTTGACACATCAATAGCCGAACTAAAGCACCTCGGATCCTCCGGGATGAAATTTGGAGAGCTGACCGTGTTTCTGAGACCTTTGGTGTTAACAACTGATTCAATGGCCCGGACTGTTTTCCTAGACGGTACCATATGTCGCGGTGAATTCGGGTGCGATTTCTGTTTGCACGCTG GTGAAACAACGAAGATAGGAAGAGGATCTGCAAGAGTGTATCCAGAACCTACAACAAATCCTACATTTCCATTAAGGACAATAGAGCAGCACGAAAAAGACTTGATG attgcGCTAGAAATGGGTAAGCCTGTACATGGAATCAAAGGTCCTTCTCCTTTCTTGGCTCTCACGTTTTTCGACTATGTGACCGCACAAGTACCAGACTACTTACATTCGGTTTGTCAAGGAGCAATTAAATGTCTGTTGGAATTTTGGACAGATTCGAAATATCACACA GAACTATGGCACTTAAATAAACACAAACTTGCCATTATTGATGCTCGCTTAAGTCAAATGAGGCCTCCATATGAAGTCACACGCACATCAGCTTTAGTATCAAACCTTGGCGATTGGAAAGCTTCTGAGTATAGAGCATTTgctctttattatttttcggcTCTAGAAGATCTGTTACCAAAACAGTTCTATGATCACTTCTTATGCCTCGTTTATGGCCTTCAAGTGCTGCTGCAAGAAGAAGTAGCAGTTGAGCGTGTTAAGGAGGtcgaatttatttttcaatacTTTGTCCGCGAAGCAGAAGTACTCTATGGTAGAAAACGTATTCGCTATAATTTCCACTTACTTACTCATTTGGTTCAAAGTGCACTTAATTGGGGCCTTCCATGGAGTAATTCTACATTCATTCCCGAGTGGTTTAACGGGGAATTGATTTCATTAAAGAATGGGACCCAATGTGTTGCAGAGCAAATGGTCAAATCCTTTCTCTTGAAAAAAGCGGTACGATCAGATGCAATCTCCCTCATTACAAATTTTAACTTGCCAATCACAGTAAGTGCATTGTTGAGGAAGTTGCTGAATATTTCACAAAAGGAAGCCTTCTATTCCCATATCAATCAAGATTTTGGTAGCAGTTACGGAACTATTAAACTTCTTGGATctgcactgaaaaaaaaaccaacccTTTTTATGAAATCGCGATTTTGA
- the LOC116935911 gene encoding uncharacterized protein LOC116935911 yields the protein MADPLIYILVTFTAKSGELGIGTLEAIAVPKDFHDQSFDHQLEQLKGFIGTKKVIGINWPKFPSNPGWNLPVQSTTKSRSQVQHEVRSCKVISFSEDRDVVVAVRDAMVPPISVKKAVAKKSTPKSSATQKHGTGHKSTSPPRNLPVEKSATVIRKTMGISEEDMEGLDCHLITGENEDKSDTSADSSLDHDDNQQRFFSSESEDEDLIPPTPPPPPMKRKRGDQSFKSSSDTKSKRNSSHNKENSSVTPKRNEKSSAKNSDPQILTSLDVNIVDTPPSSTTKENPKRVQDEQWTELVDAEFHGRNEYMDQIDELKKKSRFSTSKFGILPLI from the exons ATGGCAGACCCACTGATCTATATACTTGTCACTTTTACTGCTAAAAGTGGAGAATTGGGCATTGGCACATTGGAGGCCATAGCAGTGCCGAAAGATTTCCATGACCAAAGTTTCGATCATCAGCTCGAGCAATTAAAAGGTTTtattggaacaaaaaaagttattgGAATCAA TTGGCCTAAGTTTCCCAGCAATCCTGGTTGGAACCTACCAGTTCAGTCGACTACCAAATCTAGATCCCAAGTTCAACATGAAGTGAGATCATGTAAAGTTATCTCGTTCTCAG AGGACAGAGATGTGGTGGTGGCAGTACGTGATGCCATGGTGCCTCCTATCAGTGTCAAAAAGGCAGTAGCCAAAAAATCAACTCCGAAGTCATCTGCAACTCAGAAACATGGCACTGGCCATAAATCTACCTCTCCACCACGTAACTTGCCAGTTGAAAAGTCAGCAACAG TTATTAGGAAGACCATGGGCATCTCAGAAGAAGACATGGAAGGGTTAGATTGCCATTTGATCACTGGGGAAAATGAAGACAAGTCCGATACATCTGCTGACAGCAGCCTTGATCATGATGATAATCAgcaacgatttttttcttcagaatCAGAGGACGAAGATTTGATTCCTCCTACTCCACCTCCGCCTCCAATGAAGAGAAAACGAGGCGATCAGTCTTTCAAATCATCGAGCGACACCAAATctaag agAAATTCAAGTCACAACAAGGAAAATTCATCTGTCACaccaaaaagaaacgaaaagtcATCAGCAAAGAATTCTGATCCTCAGATTCTTACTTCTTTGGACGTCAACATAGTTGACACCCCCCCAAGTTccacaacaaaagaaaacccgAAGCGTGTGCAG GACGAACAATGGACGGAGCTAGTTGATGCTGAGTTTCATGGCCGTAATGAATACATGGATCAAATTGATGAGCTGAAAAAGAAATCTCGTTTCTCAACGAGCAAATTCGGAATTCTACCTTTGATCTAG